The nucleotide sequence TGGGAAGAACACAAACACTCAAGAATAGCGTTGTTCAAGGGCCTAAGGCTCAGTACCAGAGGTAATATGAGGGTGATTTATGGTGCCACTCTTCAACAGGTCTAAATGGCATTCCAGTAGACTGACTCGACACTCTTTATGCAGGAAAAGACAGGCTCAGTCCAGCTATTTATCTGGGGGCTGTTACGACCAGTGCTCATAAAGAGAGCTCACTCATAAGGCATAGGTCACAGTGTCAAAGAAGCACAATAGAGTACAGTAAAAAGCCCAAACTGGTGTCTCAAGTCTCAAGGGTCAACTTAGTCCTCAGGGTTTTGTTGACAGATACACAGGAATGACGTGccaaaaaaaatctgattggtGCACCTGATACGCCTTTCATGACGCACAACAAAAACTGATCAGTTCACTTGTGATAGATACACtactcttctgctcagcaagcctgcatttatttgatctggagtacatcaaaataagtgacactttttaaatatttttaccatttaaaagaaGTAATTTCTAttggaatgtattttaaaatgtcatttattcttgtgatttcaaagctgatttttttttagcatcattactccagtcacatgatcctacagaaatcattctaatattacgGCTAAAAAAGCAATTATTGTTCAGCTTTTAATTATTCGGCTTtgaaatcacaagaataaattgaatcttaaaatatattcaaatagaaaacggttcaaaaagatttgttcattgtTGTCTAGTTCATTGTTGGTAGCTTCCTTTTGGACTTTGCACATACTCTGACTGACCCGATCTGTCTCCATCTCGCCTCCAGGTCCAGCTGTACTTCTCCTGTCTACCTGAGGACAAAGTCCCTTATGTGAACAGCCCCGGGGAGAAATACCGCATCAAACAGCTCCTGTACCAGCTCCCTCCTCATGACAATGAGGTGAGTTTATAGAAACAATGGAAAGCAGGAGCTTCATCAGCAGCCATGAAAGCCCCTATTGTTTCCCCAGCATCGCTGCAGTCCAAAATGCCCACGCATCACATTTCAAAACCCCCTCAAATAGCCATTTAGCTGAAacgtggtgtgtgtgtttttagcttCACGGGGTTTAGAGCTTCACCACATTCCCTTGCCATCACAGAAAGAGGCTTTGTCACTTCGTATCTCTGTGGGTGTGTGTACAATGAGACTTTTGAGGGGAAGATTGTATAATGCTGCTTGGGGAGATTCGATCTGGCATTGATTTTGGTCACATAACATGCAATTTTATTGTTATCTGTAGCACTGTGGCGTCTCAGCTCAAACGTGCATTGCTTATGACTTAATGTTTTCCTTTAAATCAAGAGGTGTTCCTTTTTGCTTTGAATTCAGTGGGGATTAGCATAAAAGGTTTGCTAAACTAACACTGTTATGCAACCAATAGGCCTAGCTAagataattttttacttttgttgcaGTGCAGTCTGATTTATTGGATCACATTTCACGCATTTGTATTTGTCCAACTCCCTCAATACTTTCTCTAGTTCTCCATCGATGCTTTTCTTCCTTGTTTAAAAAACCTGCATGTGGTCCGCGAGGGCTTCTTTCTGAATAGTTTGACAGCAAACACGTTTTAAATGTCTCCCTCAGGTGCGATACTGCCAGTCTCTCAGCGAAGAAGAGAAGAAGGAGCTTCACATGTTTAGCgtgcagagaaagaaagaggccCTCGGGCGAGGAACTCTGAAACTGCTGCCAAGGACGATGCTTCATGCGGCGTGTGAACACGTAGGTGTTTGAACCAAGAGTCTCGTGCTCTAGCAAGTGACTGTTTGGTGCTGATTGCTTAAACATTTTGCCTCCTCAGTGTGGAGAGAACGTCAGTGGAGGGGAGATGGTGGTGTTTGCTTCACGGGCAGGACCTAGTCAGTGTTGGCACCCAGCGTGCTTCACATGTTCCACCTGTAATGAGCTCCTGGTTGATCTCATTTACTTCTACCAAGATGGCAAGGTCCATTGTGGACGGCATCATGCTGAATTACTAAAGCCACGCTGTTCCTCTTGTGATGAGGTGAGTTTTGTTTTCCAAAGGCCATGCTCattattatttagtttctttAATCTTTGGGTAGGCATAAGAGGCACTTCCTCCAGTGCTTAGTCTCTTTCATTGCaacatatgaaaacattttagaatctgcatctgaagtggcatttggatgtatttacacagtttaatgTAGCTCAGAGGGGATGCATTTAACATGCAGttacaaatgcaaaaataatagtTGGTTTAAAATATAAACGTTGAATActgacatttaaaatatgaacaaatagatgagtgagtgagtcattgagattcaaaTGATTAGTTCAAACAGCAGATTCAGTCAGgaacaaagcattttactgttattgagtgagtcactgaatcatttattcaaacgattagttcaaaaagctgattcattcaataaggaAACACCATCCTGTGTGTTGGTCAGAGACGCAAAACattgctgtgatctttgtttggaattattttggtTGGTAAAACTGAGGCAACGTTGTTTCTCAAATGTATGCCACTTAATGCtaactttaacttttatttaatgttactCGATAATGTCAGTTCgcacattgttaaaacaacactTCGCAGAAGATAAACTGTATTTCGCACACCACAACCTCGACTCAAGTGGGAAATGAATCATCCAAAAACTAATCACAGAATGAATCATTGTGCATACACTTTTTGCAAACGAGCAGAGGTGTTTTTAGGAGTCTAACATGCAAGCGCCAGACCACTGATtagtcaaacctgctttcctgcagtctgtgttcttctgactttAACGTATATGCTTAAAAGTATACATTTGAATTAAGATATGTGGTGAAGTAAAAGTGAAATCACTcatttgttgctgtttttgtccTTTCAGATAATTTTTGCGGATGAGTGCACGGAAGCAGAGGGTCGTCACTGGCATATGAAGCACTTTTCCTGCTTTGAATGCGAGACCATCCTGGGTGGTCAGCGGTACATCATGAAGGATGGTCGGCCCTACTGCTGCGGTTGCTTCGAGTCTCTGTACGCGGAGTATTGTGAGGCCTGCGGTGAACACATCGGTAAGCCCAAATGTCTCTCTGATGTCTCGACGTCATTTACCACAAACCATGTTACGCTTTCGCCTTTGAGAAGCTGACCTTTAACTCCTGTTTATTTTCTTCTAGGAGTGGACCATGCCCAAATGACGTATGATGGCCTTCATTGGCACGCCACAGATGCTTGTTTTAGCTGCGCTCAGTGCAAGGGCTCCTTGCTTGGGTGTCCCTTTCTACCCAAAGAAGGCAGGATCTACTGTTCCAAGGCCTGCAGCCTTGGGGAGGACGTCCATGCTTCAGATTCTTCAGATTCAGCTTTCCAATCCGCAAGATCTCGGGAATCACGGCGCAGCGTGAAGATGGGCAAAAGCAGTCGCTCTGCAGACCAGTGTCGACAGTCTCTTCTCTTTTCGCCCGCAGGCAACTACAAGTTCCCCGGACTCTCAGGGAACGCCGATGACACCTTGTCCAACAAGCTGTCACAGCTAAGCTTCGCAGATAACCACTTCTGGAGGAACAGGGAGGAGCAGGAAGCACCTGAGGACCATGAGGAATGGGCTGAGCACGAGGACTACATGACCCAGCTCCTCCTCAAGTTTGGTGAACATGGGATGTTCCAGCAGCCGGACGACACCAGGCCGACTGACCTCTGGACGGCCGACTCTGAGGGTAAAAAAAAGATGGAGTCAAGGATGCCAGGCAGTGGTGGGAATGGCAATCTGGCCAGTAAAAAATACAAGGCAGACATGTACTGGGCACAGTCCCAGGATGGACTAGGTGACTCTGCGTACGGAAGCCACCCTGGACCTGCAAGCAGCAGGAAGCTCCAGGAGCTCGATTTGGAGCATGGAGCCAGCTTTAAGCATGAAGATAAACAGTGGTTTAATGACTCACTGGAGTGCATCACAGATGAACTGAAGCAAGCAGAGCAGAACATCAGAGACTCGATGGACTCCTTGGCACTCTCCAACATCACAGGTGAGACTAAAGGATCAATGTGCAATTGACATTCTTGAGTGCAAACAATGTTGGGGTAACCATTACTTTAAgtaatgcattgcttttaaatttacaagaaaaaaaaagtagcacaagtctttgttttcttatttattcagTAACACCTTTTCCATGTTACGAAAAATTGAAAGGAAGAGCCTGAGGCTTATTAATTACACTTTTGGTATGAAAGGGTTTTTGGGTATTCTGTTATTAAAAAGGGGTGTTGATGGTGCAGTGGaaaagacacatgcctttggtgtgagagacccgggttcgaatccactgtgagacaccaatgtgttcctgagcaagacacttaacccctcgttgctccagaggcatgtgacctctgacacatataaagcaattgtaagtcgctttggataaaagcgtcagctaaatatgtaatgtaatgtaaaaataaatgggcATTCCAACCCaggtgataaaaataattaaatgcattactttccataaaaagtaactaacacagtaatttttttgtggagtatgcaatactgtaatgcattacttttaaaagttactttccccaacactgagtTGAAACTTGGGTAAATAGTATAGTATATGGTATTCAAACCAGGAACTTTCTATAGAGTTTTGCATCTTTTGGTGGACTATTGAAATGAATGTATACTTTGCACTGAACTTGCATGTTTCTTTCAGGTGCTTCAGTTGATGGGGATATTAAAGACAAACCATTGCTCTACTCCTTACAAAATTTCTCTGAGCTTGACCGCTGCGAGAACGCCAGCAACATGGGGACTCTGAATTCATCAATGCTGCACAGGAGCGCCAATTCCTTGAAGAGCCTGGCCTCTGAGCTGGAGTGTGTGGAGGTCATTGAAGAGGAGCGACAGGAGCAGGTGGTGCCGCTCCCAGAGGACAGGCCCAAACCACCTCACTTACCTGTCCTAAGAAGGTCCAAGTCCCAGTCCAAACCACAGCAGGTGAAGTTCTCAGATGACGTTGTGGACAACGGACAATATGACGACCTGGAGGTGCGGCAGCCTCCCATGAGCGAACGCACTCGGAGACGAGCGTACCACTTTGACGAGCAAGACCAGCAGCGCCCTCGTCATCACCACAGGAGAAGGAGGAGTCGTAAATCTCGTTCGGACAACGCGCTTCACTTGGTGCCCAAAGAAAAGGCCCGTATGTGTTTCAAGGAGGACCGCCGAGGTCCTAATGCTCACCACGGTCAGCCTTCCTATGCCCACGCCAATTCAGAGTACGGTTTGCACAACCAGGCGGCAGTGGAGAGGTTTTCACGTCTTTACGGGGATGAAGATGACTGGTGCTCTACCTGCTCCTCTTCATCATCTGAATCAGAGGAGGAAGGGTTTTTCTTGGGCCAGCCTATTCCACAACCAAGACAACCTCGTTTCCAATATTATGCTGATGAACTTCCTTTCGGCACAAGGACAAAGTCCAAAGAGAAGCGAGGACGGAAGGGCAAAAACTGTATAATTTCATAAAATTGGAAAGGGATTTTAAAACCGCCGATCTGCATCTTAATATGCCTTTCTCGAGCTGTATCTTTGAACTAGAATACAATTTGTTCTGCATGGCTGTCCAGGACTTATTACAGTGGTCTTGCCATGCAGTGACGCTGATGGCCAACGCAGTATCTAAACCATGCTTAACTGCTGCAATAATGCATGTTAGGTGATGAGTGACTATAGTCCTTGAAAGAACCAGAagaatataatatttatgaaGCCGCTTTTAGAAACTAAAGGAGACAATAATTTAACTTTGCAAAaatgaatgtgtatatattttgtaaaatgttgagttaaagctattatttttatatccctgagtttcaaaagatttttttttttaaaggaagaagTATTAAAGAGCGAAGGTTTGCAGCATCTCCACTTTTGTTAATCAGGGTTTTAAAAATAAGTATGTAACATTGGTCACTCAAATTGTATTAAAACATTGACtacaaaacattatgcattatgtATTATCCAAAGCTTGTTCGGGTGTCGTTTTATTGATGGGTCATACAGACAGATCACTGTAATCTGTATAAATGCAAACTGGAACAATAaggctaataataaaaattgagaTATATTATATACctgcacattttatatttttacgtCTACTAATCCATTGTGTGGTTGAGTCTGTTAATTTGGGATTGTACAGACTGGGCAATTGTAGATTGACATCTTTAAATGCGGTATCACAAGCTTTTTATATGCACTATATGCACACGAGGCAGTATATACAGTGTGACAAAGGCATGCTAAACAATAACAGAAACACCAAACACTGAGTAAATGAATATGCTTTATTTAATTATGAACATGTTGCATTCTCGTAACAGCAAAAATCCAATATCTTTGAGTATAGCTAATTAAAGATACAGAATTTAAGGTAAACAATGAACTGTTAGCGTGGTTCTtgaattaaaagtttaacaaatgtGCTAAGGACAGCTGAGCTGAATAACATGACAAGATgtgcaaaaaccaaacaaacattaCTACTAAACTAAGGTGTTTCTGTAAGTTGAGTAAGCATGATATAGTGCTTCATGGTCAGTTTATCCATCATGGCTAGGTTTGGCCGGTTTGACCAATGCATTCACCTCAGAGATGAACTGGCTGAGCTTTTCCAAGTATTTTTCCCCGATTTCTACCAGGTTCTTATGCAGCACTGACACAAGCATTGGTTCGAGAGTTGGATCTTTGGAGAGGAGCATCTTCACCACTATCCCAAAGGTCTCGCAGTCCTGTTTGTACAACTGGAAGAGACGAACAGCTGTTGGGACTCATCTGAGGTCTGAAagtgaggtatttaaaaaagaTGAACTCTCGAGTTACAGTTAAGCGCTTGTCTGAAGTGTTATTCATGTCTGGAAACGATTTGTTGGCCATTTCTATGATAGACCTGCACCGAATCAACAGTGTCTTCAAAGCTTAttgaagtttttgaacagtaagtctcttctgctcaccaatcctgcatttatttgatctaaaatacagcaaaagcactAATATTGGGAAatgtttttaccatttaaaatgactgatttctattttaatatgccaTTTATTCCTTTcaattttagcatcattactccagtcacatgatcttcagaaatcgttctcATCTTCTGattgtaacattacaaaaaatgtaaataaaataaatgatactgATCCCAAGCTTTTaaatggtatagtgtataatgttacaaaagcttttatttcagaaaaatctATACGTGAATAATGTGAATTATTCAGCTGATCCATTCTGTTTGGACAAACTGTTTCTTTAACCTAAGCTTTGCCTTTTAAGAGCTTGACAAAGCAGTTTCACTGTGTACTAAACGACACTTTGACCTCCAGCGAGTAAGTCACTTGGCTGTAAACTTAACAGCCGTGTGTTTGGAGGCCAGAGACTATGGGAAAATATCCAGAAACAGGTGTGTGATTCTGTTCGCATGGAGACCTAAAAGCAGGCAAAGTGTTGACGCTTGTTAGAACTGCTCAGTTATTTCACACCAGACTTTAAAGACCAACAAATTCTCCACCAGGTTTAAAGACGTGCAGAAATGGTGCTTAAGAGGTTTATGATGCCTTGCATATGTCCCAGGTGTGACGTCCAAGACTCCTTCGTTACATTCTCTCACATCAAACGTGTGTGAAGTAATGCTCACTTTGTCTTGTGTGTGTTATAGAAGTTATATGCCATATTTCAACTGGAATTAACCTGGTAAACCTACCCACAGCCATCTATTAAACACGGTTTACTTGagtaaactccatccactgggaACAACTTTAAACTAGTTTGCATTTTGGTTTCTTAAGTCAGAAGTCAgagtcagaaaaataaacttttcacTTTTGAACTGTTCACAAGTTCATCTTGCCttgttaaaaaaatcaaaaactcaCTTAAACTCAATCCGACGcaattttcagaaaacaaaactcatgttgtttttaaagaaaatgtctggATTGATAGAAAACAAGTTAAAAATACTGGTTTAGTGCCAACACTTAAAGCATTTTACACACTTCACAGCTAAAAATATCAAATCAAAGAGCCCTAATTATGAGCTGAACTTGAATATGAAACGTCCttaaaacagtaaaaagtaaGTATAAGTGCCTCATTGTAAGAGATCATGAGAAAAGCGTAAAATTACAAGGTCCGACGGGTTCATCCTCCAAAAGTCTCTCATTTTTTTTCGACCAACATCATAAAACAtttgggccacatctcagaaatgagtttataatcatgctggcgAATTATTGCACACAATCACCCTGGAGCTCTTCTGAGGTCTGAGCTCAAGCCGAGTGAAGCAGGTTATATCTGAGATATATCCTCAGAGAAGCTCGTATTGGGGAGCATTAGAGGAAGAGCTGGACAGTGTTGGAAAGAGAGGGTTTCTGGGTGGTTGGTTTATGTTTGCAAGAGCCATAAAGAGTCTCTGGTTAATCTGAGCATGAGAGGAGAGTTTACTGAAGTGGGTTCAACAGGGGAACGAGGTCTGTTTCCTCTTATCCACAGCGTTTAGTCGGGCAGGTCCAGTTTAAAAACAGATTGGAGGGGTTCTGGGTTCAATCAAAAGGTGAGCCAAGAAGAACAAAACGGCCTGAGAAAGAGAAAACCAGACTGGAAACCAAAGAAAGATCCGGAGGGTTTGAAAGCATCCAGGTGGAATCCTCTTAAACTGCATTCATATTTAGAGGAGAAATATTTGAATGGTTAATATGgagtttacactgaaaaaatttataattataagtatttctgtcttgttttacagtacaaatatctaaattgAGATagaatacaacatatttttggctattgctcaAAATATACCCCAAAAATTGTATcagttttttataaaaacaatgctTATCTTGTCATATCTTTCGCTTCTCAAGTAAGTGCATCTTAATTCAGGAAGGTTTAGATATTTATTTCTACTGAAAAAGAAAGGCAAAAATACTGAGTACGGAAATCATTTTTGCAAtgtatgcactgcaaaaaaaaaaaaataattctcagtatttttgtcttgtttttctatTATCATTAtctaaacaagaaaacaaatatctgctagtaaaattatttaattttattattcaattaagATCATTGAATTAATATTCTTTTTCTGACCCTACTGGccgatatttgttcttgttttaagcaaaaatttTCAAAACTTTCTTGAATcgagatgcatttacttgagaagcaaaaaaaaacaaaataagcactgttttatagaaaattaataaaataaaatgaccaagTAACTTcaagtgtgtaaaaaaataaataaatagaaattgttTTCCTCATTCTTATCCCACTGGCTGATATTTGTTCTCGTTTTaagaaataacaaacaaaagttagatacatttttcataaaacaatgCGAAGTCATTTATtaagtaaatgtgtcttgattttatatacactggaaaacaag is from Carassius auratus strain Wakin chromosome 25, ASM336829v1, whole genome shotgun sequence and encodes:
- the LOC113042952 gene encoding prickle-like protein 1 — its product is MNSGGFHGAIRPLDMEPKVNKLAFGFQRSSTSDDDSGCALEEYAWVPPGLRPEQVQLYFSCLPEDKVPYVNSPGEKYRIKQLLYQLPPHDNEVRYCQSLSEEEKKELHMFSVQRKKEALGRGTLKLLPRTMLHAACEHCGENVSGGEMVVFASRAGPSQCWHPACFTCSTCNELLVDLIYFYQDGKVHCGRHHAELLKPRCSSCDEIIFADECTEAEGRHWHMKHFSCFECETILGGQRYIMKDGRPYCCGCFESLYAEYCEACGEHIGVDHAQMTYDGLHWHATDACFSCAQCKGSLLGCPFLPKEGRIYCSKACSLGEDVHASDSSDSAFQSARSRESRRSVKMGKSSRSADQCRQSLLFSPAGNYKFPGLSGNADDTLSNKLSQLSFADNHFWRNREEQEAPEDHEEWAEHEDYMTQLLLKFGEHGMFQQPDDTRPTDLWTADSEGKKKMESRMPGSGGNGNLASKKYKADMYWAQSQDGLGDSAYGSHPGPASSRKLQELDLEHGASFKHEDKQWFNDSLECITDELKQAEQNIRDSMDSLALSNITGASVDGDIKDKPLLYSLQNFSELDRCENASNMGTLNSSMLHRSANSLKSLASELECVEVIEEERQEQVVPLPEDRPKPPHLPVLRRSKSQSKPQQVKFSDDVVDNGQYDDLEVRQPPMSERTRRRAYHFDEQDQQRPRHHHRRRRSRKSRSDNALHLVPKEKARMCFKEDRRGPNAHHGQPSYAHANSEYGLHNQAAVERFSRLYGDEDDWCSTCSSSSSESEEEGFFLGQPIPQPRQPRFQYYADELPFGTRTKSKEKRGRKGKNCIIS